TTTATGGGTTACGACAAACCCGGCACAAACATTAATCAAATAAAAAATATTATTCAATAGCAATGAAGAACATTCGATACTCAAAGCAAAAACTCGATTTTACAACCGATTTACGAAATTCGGTAAACGAATATTTCAGCAAAAATAACATACAGCCAAATGGAAATTGGAGGATTTACGTAAAAACTATTTTTATGGCCTTTCTATATCTGGCTCCTTTTATTCTTATGACCTCAGGACTTGTATCTTCAGTCGCACTGGTATTGGTATGCTGGCTTATTATGGGACTGGGAATGTCGGGACTGGGAATGGTGACGATGCACGACGCCAATCATGGTTCTTTTTCCAAAAATCAAAAGGTGAACCGGTTTTTTGGCAATTCGTTGTACCTGCTTGGGGGCTTTCCTGCGAACTGGCGCTATCAGCACAACACACTGCACCATGGTTTTACCAACATTGAAGGACATGACGAAGATATTGCGCCTCCCGGAGTTTTAAGATTTTCGCCTCACCGTCCCTTAAAAAAGATGCATCGTTATCAGCACATTTATGCCTGGTTCTTTTATTGCCTGATGACCATTTCGTGGATTGTAGCCAAAGATTTCAAACGATTAAAAAAGTACGAAGAAATGGGCGCCAAATTAAGTAACAAACGGAAATTTAACCGGTTACTAATTGATGTAATCATCTCAAAAGTGCTTTATTACGGTATTTTTCTTATACTTCCATTATTTACAATTCCTGTTTCGTGGTACTGGATTATAGGCGGATTTATGCTGATGCATTTTACCAGCGGACTGGTACTAAGCACTATTTTTCAGACTGCCCATGTAGTTCCAACTTCGGAATATCCTGTTCCTGATGAGGAAGGTGAACTTAGCAATAACTGGACGATACATCAGTTGTACACTACATGCGATTACTCCCCTAAAAGCAGTATCTTTTCATGGTTGGTCGGAGGCCTGAATTACCAGGTAGAACATCATTTGTTTCCATACATCAGCCATGTACACTACAAAGATATTTCGAAAATTGTGCAGGCAAAAGCCAAAGAATACAAGCTTCCGTATCACGTAAACAAAAGTTTTGCACAGGCGGTGTGGCAACACATTAAAATGCTAAAGTTGCTTGGGGAGTACAGTAGCTCCGTTAAACGTGCTAACCAGGTTTCTAAAAGCCATAAAGTTGTTGCATTTTAAACCAATAAACCCAATTAATATCAGTAAATTTAGGAGATATAATATGTCTTTGTTAAAAGTTGATAACAGATTTTGGAATACAAAATTACATCGGTGACTAATACTGAAA
Above is a genomic segment from uncultured Draconibacterium sp. containing:
- a CDS encoding acyl-CoA desaturase, which encodes MKNIRYSKQKLDFTTDLRNSVNEYFSKNNIQPNGNWRIYVKTIFMAFLYLAPFILMTSGLVSSVALVLVCWLIMGLGMSGLGMVTMHDANHGSFSKNQKVNRFFGNSLYLLGGFPANWRYQHNTLHHGFTNIEGHDEDIAPPGVLRFSPHRPLKKMHRYQHIYAWFFYCLMTISWIVAKDFKRLKKYEEMGAKLSNKRKFNRLLIDVIISKVLYYGIFLILPLFTIPVSWYWIIGGFMLMHFTSGLVLSTIFQTAHVVPTSEYPVPDEEGELSNNWTIHQLYTTCDYSPKSSIFSWLVGGLNYQVEHHLFPYISHVHYKDISKIVQAKAKEYKLPYHVNKSFAQAVWQHIKMLKLLGEYSSSVKRANQVSKSHKVVAF